A single region of the Vicia villosa cultivar HV-30 ecotype Madison, WI linkage group LG4, Vvil1.0, whole genome shotgun sequence genome encodes:
- the LOC131594948 gene encoding uncharacterized protein LOC131594948, with amino-acid sequence MANNNIPSPDPFVLEQLIEDSSRELTNRRRQERAFAGQRQQIQHIQHGHGLQQVQNVEQTHPEGQVQNGEDGQTRPQTEPDQLQVVNETDTRDGQPASSFTHTSGRRRSRSPDEEEQINIPEGADPTAILLLKELQKTNRLIRLQGDRIHDLERKRRYRSPQRRRHRSHSYSSLRSPPRRNRKRSPSRSRSPSRRNRRQRSYSRSPPRKTRKNQKPETTEAKSLSPEQEHRGPSKAVQKVREHSPKDNRKISGKARTKSQRGRHSNSPEPSDEEDFRSPLSEQIRRVRLPRGMEKPPALDHYDGTTDPDDHIRSIEAVMDYHVTFKASTELPLNHGVTSS; translated from the exons ATGGCCAACAACAACATACCTAGTCCTGATCCCTTCGTCCTTGAACAACTGATTGAAGATTCCAGCCGCGAACTGACGAATCGCCGTCGGCAAGAACGTGCTTTTGCCGGACAGAGGCAACAGATTCAGCACATTCAACATGGGCACGGCCTTCAACAAGTCCAGAACGTCGAACAAACCCATCCTGAAGGACAAgttcagaacggggaagacggGCAGACCCGGCCCCAGACTGAACCAGACCAGCTCCAAGTGGTGAATGAAACTGATACCCGAGACGGGCAACCCGCTTCCTCGTTCACCCACACCTCTGGCAGACGAAGAAGCCGTAGCCCAGACGAGGAGGAACAGATCAACATTCCCGAGGGCGCTGATCCAACCGCCATCCTCCTACTCAAGGAGCTGCAGAAAACCAACCGCCTCATCCGCCTACAGGGCGACCGCATCCACGACTtggaaaggaagcgacgataTCGCTCCCCCCAACGGAGACGCCATCGGTCACATTCCTATTCCTCTTTGCGGTCTCCTCCGAGGAGAAATCGCAAGCGCAGTCCATCTAGGTCTCGCTCCCCCTCGAGAAGAAACCGGCGCCAGCGGTCttattcccgctctccacctcGAAAGACTCGGAAGAATCAGAAACCTGAAACCACTGAAGCCAAGAGTCTCTCACCCGAGCAGGAGCACCGAGGCCCCTCCAAAGCCGTGCAGAAAGTCCGCGAGCATTCTCCAAAAGACAACCGCAAAATCTCGGGCAAAGCACGTACTAAATCCCAGCGGGGCAGACATTCAAACTCTCCTGAGCCTAGCGACGAAGAAGATTTCCGCAGTCCCTTGTCCGAGCAAATCCGGCGTGTTCGTCTCCcccgggggatggaaaaaccaccagcCTTGGACCACTATGACGGGACCACCGACCCCGATGACCACATAAGGAGCATCGAAGCTGTCATGGACTACCATGTG ACCTTCAAGGCTTCAACGGAGCTACCACTAAAccatggggttacgtcgagctga
- the LOC131594348 gene encoding AMSH-like ubiquitin thioesterase 1: MRSSSTTATNSGTINIAASAQKLDVDNRIALRFYYRIADNILRQADIFRAEKNIIDLYVMLLRFSSLASETIPRHREYRSSPQTKKQSLKKRLLISLNELEKLKPLAQQKIIELNSRNAHQQNGRGNFHSNNNVDISSVHKQTLASNGQIKPVRATASEFAYQGSSGQNFSYVRPVEEQVRRRSLTLLPPKEETLSRHSILGPNGLNGQWRSPTIDTGVRYPSNIDLSPVELPSLQRHLEDVSPSNKDNSIAELHKLDLNSIPTESEDSQPQRAHESHSLISFEATEETSAQIEIIRQPSPPPVLAEVHDLVPAMSPHINEAGCKAEIPSSDSSVHAESPLQLHISTALMESFMNLAKSNTKKNLETCGVLAGLLKNRKFYITALIIPKQESTSDSCQTTNEEEIFEVQDTRSLFPLGWIHTHPTQSCFMSSIDVHTHYSYQIMLPESVAIVMAPTDSSRKHGIFRLTTPGGMSVIKQCDQRGFHPHNQPPDGGPIYDTCTDVYMNPDLKFEVIDLR; the protein is encoded by the exons ATGAGGTCTTCTTCTACTACTGCTACTAATTCGGGTACGATCAATATCGCTGCGAGTGCTCAGAAGCTTGATGTTGATAATCGAATTGCTCTTCGGTTCTATTATCGGATTGCTGATAACATACTTCGACAG GCCGACATCTTTCGTGCAGAGAAGAACATTATTGACCTATATGTCATGCTTTTAAGATTTTCTAG tttggcATCTGAGACAATACCGCGTCACCGAGAGTATAGATCATCTCCACAAACCAAGAAACAATCATTGAAAAAG AGATTGCTGATTTCCTTGAATGAACTGGAGAAGCTGAAGCCATTGGCCCAGCAGAAGATCATTGAGCTTAACAGCAGAAATGCTCACCAACAAAATGGACGGGgaaattttcattcaaataataACGTGGATATTTCTTCTGTGCATAAGCAAACTTTGGCTAGTAATGGCCAAATAAAG CCTGTCAGAGCAACTGCTAGCGAATTCGCTTACCAAGGATCAAGTGGTCAAAATTTCTCGTATGTCAGACCCGtggaagagcaagtgcgaagacg ATCtctaactctgctacctccaaaGGAGGAAACTCTCTCTAGACATTCCATCCTCGGTCCCAATGGGCTTAATGGGCAGTGGCGGTCACCTACCATTGACACAGGG GTCAGGTATCCATCCAACATAGATCTGTCTCCAGTTGAACTACCAAG CTTGCAACGTCACTTGGAAGATGTGTCTCCGAGTAATAAAGATAATAGCATTGCAGAACTCCATAAATTAGATTTAAATTCAATTCCTACCGAGAGTGAAGACAGCCAGCCCCAGCGCGCTCATGAATCTCATTCTCTAATATCTTTTGAAGCAACAGAAGAAACCTCTGCTCAAATAGAAATTATTAGACAACCTTCTCCTCCACCCGTACTTGCTGAAGTGCATGATTTGGTCCCTGCAATGTCACCTCACATTAATGAGGCAGGATGTAAGGCAGAGATTCCATCATCTGATAGCAGTGTTCATGCCGAGTCTCCTCTGCAATTGCACATT TCAACTGCTTTGATGGAGAGCTTTATGAATCTTGCCAAGTCAAATACTAAGAAAAATTTGGAGACTTGTGGTGTCCTTGCTGGTTTGCTT aaaaacagaaaattttATATTACTGCGCTAATAATCCCGAAGCAGGAGTCAACATCAGATTCT TGTCAGACTACAAATGAAGAGGAAATATTTGAAGTGCAGGATACACGATCACTTTTCCCCCTTGGGTGGATCCAT ACACATCCTACTCAATCTTGTTTCATGTCATCAATTGATGTGCACACTCATTACTCATATCAG ATTATGCTGCCGGAATCTGTTGCAATAGTCATGGCGCCGACAGATAGTTCAAG AAAACATGGTATTTTTCGGCTCACAACCCCCGGTGGAATGTCGGTTATTAAACAATGTGATCAACGCGGCTTTCATCCACATAATCAACCTCCAGATGGTGGCCCTATTTACGATACCTGTACAGATGTTTACATGAACCCAGATTTAAAATTCGAAGTCATCGATCTCCGGTGA
- the LOC131594351 gene encoding uncharacterized protein LOC131594351, with protein sequence MCSETSTPPRLSFSHNLSEFHLQKDVTCIETLLLDSNSDFEFNTCNNILEFESSSADELFSNGVILPKKHTPLVKVNQIKLPPRPSISNVEKTKNKTDHKLILAHTGPETVRELLDASSNNAKKHHSKSFWGFGRSKSLNCDTKKNLSFSSPFLLRSNSTGSAKKPSSSKQTSTTRGKSSSLHSCSSTLNLYPMQKSNSGKSYGGSYGNGHWISPVLNVPTPCVSKGSASFFRFGSILSVGKVKKNKK encoded by the coding sequence ATGTGCTCCGAAACGAGTACTCCGCCGCGTCTTTCTTTCTCTCATAATCTCTCTGAATTCCATCTTCAAAAAGATGTTACTTGCATTGAAACATTGTTGTTAGACTCAAATTCTGATTTTGAGTTCAACACATGTAACAACATTCTTGAGTTTGAATCATCTTCAGCTGATGAACTTTTCTCTAATGGTGTCATTCTTCCAAAAAAACACACTCCTTTGGTTAAAGTTAATCAAATAAAACTTCCTCCTCGTCCATCGATTTCAAATGTTGAAAAAACGAAGAACAAAACCGATCATAAGTTGATCTTGGCCCATACCGGACCAGAAACCGTTAGAGAGCTTCTAGACGCGAGTTCTAATAACGCGAAAAAACATCATTCTAAGTCTTTTTGGGGATTTGGTAGAAGCAAAAGTCTCAATTGTGATACAAAGaagaatttgagtttttcttcaCCTTTTTTGCTTAGAAGTAACTCAACCGGTTCGGCCAAAAAACCGAGTTCAAGCAAGCAAACATCGACGACAAGAGGTAAATCATCGTCGTTGCATTCGTGTTCTTCAACTTTAAATTTGTATCCAATGCAAAAATCTAATTCAGGGAAGAGTTATGGAGGATCTTATGGAAATGGCCATTGGATTAGTCCTGTTTTGAATGTTCCAACTCCTTGTGTTTCAAAGGGAAGTGCAAGTTTCTTTaggtttggttcaattttaagTGTTGGAAAGGTTAAGAAGAATAAGAAGTGA